Proteins encoded by one window of Arabidopsis thaliana chromosome 2, partial sequence:
- a CDS encoding Homeodomain-like superfamily protein (Homeodomain-like superfamily protein; CONTAINS InterPro DOMAIN/s: Homeodomain-like (InterPro:IPR009057), Myb, DNA-binding (InterPro:IPR014778), Myb-like DNA-binding domain, SHAQKYF class (InterPro:IPR006447), Homeodomain-related (InterPro:IPR012287); BEST Arabidopsis thaliana protein match is: Homeodomain-like superfamily protein (TAIR:AT4G13640.2); Has 1600 Blast hits to 1597 proteins in 57 species: Archae - 0; Bacteria - 0; Metazoa - 0; Fungi - 0; Plants - 1585; Viruses - 0; Other Eukaryotes - 15 (source: NCBI BLink).): MKKQEKGNEVVTFEENPSTYVHHHTKKASMVLSEQEIEVILQSNKETYNEKLEKNTKENAEKVGIEEGNGSSSKITPCIFYTSDEKARLRWSSDLHDCFVNAVEKLGGPNKATPKSVKEAMEVEGIALHHVKSHLQKFRLGKCNIRGGTNQYVRQSQSMPHKSQQQLQLNNDCVNHDSYCNATFLSVTVPPTIDSLHQDTLNNTILFPTTLQAIPTSVSHNTYMSSYPSYNTVEVVKAQLNALQDSSTSQTQETFSRETNLSSIVTRDEADPVDKYIDWNKVGETDIEHDSVEVLEALGLK; this comes from the exons atgaagaagcaagaaaaaggaaacgaaGTTGTCACTTTCGAAGAAAATCCTAGCACTTATGTTCATCATCACACGAAAAAAGCCTCAATGGTTTTAAGTGAGCAAGAAATAGAGGTTATTCTACAAAGTAATAAGGAGACATATAatgaaaaattagaaaaaaatacgAAAGAGAATGCTGAGAAAGTTGGTattgaagaaggaaatggTTCATCTTCAAAGATCACGCCATGCATTTTCTACACATCTGATGAAAAGGCACGATTGAGGTGGTCAAGCGACCTTCACGATTGCTTTGTTAATGCTGTGGAAAAACTTGGTGGACCTAACA AAGCGACGCCAAAAAGTGTTAAAGAGGCAATGGAAGTTGAAGGAATTGCACTTCACCATGTGAAGAGTCATCTTCag aaatttagACTTGGAAAGTGTAACATACGGGGTGGAACAAATCAATATGTTAGAC AGTCACAATCCATGCCTCACAAGAGTCAACAACAACTTCAGCTCAACAATGATTGTGTCAATCATGACTCATATTGCAATGCAACTTTTTTATCGGTCACGGTACCACCAACAATTGATTCTCTTCATCAG gaCACTTTAAACAATACAATTCTTTTTCCAACGACACTACAAGCAATACCGACATCTGTGTCACACAATACGTACATGAGTTCATATCCTTCATACAATACTGTTGAAGTTGTTAAAGCTCAGCTCAATGCATTACAAGATTCAAGCACTAGccaaacacaagaaacatTTTCTCGTGAAACCAACTTATCGTCTATAGTCACAAGGGATGAAGCAGATCCAGTGGATAAGTATATTGATTGGAACAAAGTTGGAGAAACTGATATTGAACATGATTCAGTCGAAGTCCTTGAGGCTTTAGGTTTGAAGTAA
- a CDS encoding Acyl-CoA N-acyltransferases (NAT) superfamily protein (Acyl-CoA N-acyltransferases (NAT) superfamily protein; FUNCTIONS IN: N-acetyltransferase activity; INVOLVED IN: metabolic process; LOCATED IN: cellular_component unknown; CONTAINS InterPro DOMAIN/s: GCN5-related N-acetyltransferase, C-terminal (InterPro:IPR022610), GCN5-related N-acetyltransferase (InterPro:IPR000182), Acyl-CoA N-acyltransferase (InterPro:IPR016181); BEST Arabidopsis thaliana protein match is: Acyl-CoA N-acyltransferases (NAT) superfamily protein (TAIR:AT4G28030.1); Has 978 Blast hits to 978 proteins in 381 species: Archae - 51; Bacteria - 558; Metazoa - 90; Fungi - 41; Plants - 175; Viruses - 0; Other Eukaryotes - 63 (source: NCBI BLink).), with protein sequence MSTISIHRTETLRITHARSRIFRQRYRRTIPLWKLTINSRSSDTSKKEELSVQISIPPQVDQSRPEGLRFDRLQPPEPEFGHEDRFEFGKFVAREAMLDEEYWTAAWLRAESHWEDRSNERYVDNYKRKFAEQEFNAIKRRCKGMQGQKCSCIVAVKKEEKHIKRSVIKSVVGTLDLSIRYFLQGETFPGEKVKSQLFCSINQEGSNRYGYIANLCVAKSARRQGIACNMLRFAVESARLSGVEQVYVHVHKNNSVAQELYQKTGFKIVETGKFESLDDDTYLLQYTS encoded by the exons ATGTCGACGATTTCGATCCATCGGACTGAGACTCTACGAATCACTCACGCTCGGTCACGAATCTTCCGGCAGAGATATCGGAGAACTATCCCTCTTTGGAAATTAACAATCAATTCGAGATCTTCTGATACATCTAAGAAGGAAGAACTCTCTGTACAAATATCAATTCCTCCTCAAGTTGATCAATCAAGACCTGAAGGTTTGAGATTCGATCGTTTACAACCTCCGGAGCCAGAGTTTGGTCATGAAGATAGATTTGAGTTTGGTAAATTCGTAGCTAGAGAAGCTATGCTTGATGAAGAATATTGG ACTGCAGCTTGGCTTCGTGCAGAGAGTCACTGGGAAGATCGCTCCAATGAAAG ATATGTTGATAACTACAAAAGGAAATTTGCAGAGCAG GAGTTTAATGCTATTAAAAGAAGATGTAAAGGGATGCAAGGACAGAAATGCTCATGTATCGTTGCG gtaaagaaggaagagaagcaTATTAAACGTTCAGTAATCAAAAGTGTGGTTGGGACGCTTGATTTGAGTATTCGGTATTTTTTGCAGGGAGAGACCTTTCCTGGG GAAAAGGTGAAGTCTCAATTGTTCTGCAGCATAAACCAGGAAGGATCAAATAGGTATGGTTATATTGCTAATCTATGTGTTGCGAAATCAGCACGCCGCCAGGGTATTGCTTGCAACATGTTACGTTTCGCTGTCGAATCAGCCAGACTGAGTG GAGTTGAACAAGTATATGTTCATGtacataaaaacaattcagtTGCTCAGGAATTATACCAGAAGACCGGTTTTAAG ATTGTTGAAACAGGTAAATTTGAATCATTAGATGATGATACATACTTGCTCCAGTACACAAGCTAA
- a CDS encoding Acyl-CoA N-acyltransferases (NAT) superfamily protein, protein MSTISIHRTETLRITHARSRIFRQRYRRTIPLWKLTINSRSSDTSKKEELSVQISIPPQVDQSRPEGLRFDRLQPPEPEFGHEDRFEFGKFVAREAMLDEEYWTAAWLRAESHWEDRSNERYVDNYKRKFAEQEFNAIKRRCKGMQGQKCSCIVAVKKEEKHIKRSVIKSVVGTLDLSIRYFLQGETFPGEKVKSQLFCSINQEGSNRYGYIANLCVAKSARRQGIACNMLRFAVESARLSGK, encoded by the exons ATGTCGACGATTTCGATCCATCGGACTGAGACTCTACGAATCACTCACGCTCGGTCACGAATCTTCCGGCAGAGATATCGGAGAACTATCCCTCTTTGGAAATTAACAATCAATTCGAGATCTTCTGATACATCTAAGAAGGAAGAACTCTCTGTACAAATATCAATTCCTCCTCAAGTTGATCAATCAAGACCTGAAGGTTTGAGATTCGATCGTTTACAACCTCCGGAGCCAGAGTTTGGTCATGAAGATAGATTTGAGTTTGGTAAATTCGTAGCTAGAGAAGCTATGCTTGATGAAGAATATTGG ACTGCAGCTTGGCTTCGTGCAGAGAGTCACTGGGAAGATCGCTCCAATGAAAG ATATGTTGATAACTACAAAAGGAAATTTGCAGAGCAG GAGTTTAATGCTATTAAAAGAAGATGTAAAGGGATGCAAGGACAGAAATGCTCATGTATCGTTGCG gtaaagaaggaagagaagcaTATTAAACGTTCAGTAATCAAAAGTGTGGTTGGGACGCTTGATTTGAGTATTCGGTATTTTTTGCAGGGAGAGACCTTTCCTGGG GAAAAGGTGAAGTCTCAATTGTTCTGCAGCATAAACCAGGAAGGATCAAATAGGTATGGTTATATTGCTAATCTATGTGTTGCGAAATCAGCACGCCGCCAGGGTATTGCTTGCAACATGTTACGTTTCGCTGTCGAATCAGCCAGACTGAGTGGTAAATAA
- a CDS encoding Acyl-CoA N-acyltransferases (NAT) superfamily protein: MSTISIHRTETLRITHARSRIFRQRYRRTIPLWKLTINSRSSDTSKKEELSVQISIPPQVDQSRPEGLRFDRLQPPEPEFGHEDRFEFGKFVAREAMLDEEYWTAAWLRAESHWEDRSNERYVDNYKRKFAEQEFNAIKRRCKGMQGQKCSCIVAVKKEEKHIKRSVIKSVVGTLDLSIRYFLQGETFPGEKVKSQLFCSINQEGSNRS; the protein is encoded by the exons ATGTCGACGATTTCGATCCATCGGACTGAGACTCTACGAATCACTCACGCTCGGTCACGAATCTTCCGGCAGAGATATCGGAGAACTATCCCTCTTTGGAAATTAACAATCAATTCGAGATCTTCTGATACATCTAAGAAGGAAGAACTCTCTGTACAAATATCAATTCCTCCTCAAGTTGATCAATCAAGACCTGAAGGTTTGAGATTCGATCGTTTACAACCTCCGGAGCCAGAGTTTGGTCATGAAGATAGATTTGAGTTTGGTAAATTCGTAGCTAGAGAAGCTATGCTTGATGAAGAATATTGG ACTGCAGCTTGGCTTCGTGCAGAGAGTCACTGGGAAGATCGCTCCAATGAAAG ATATGTTGATAACTACAAAAGGAAATTTGCAGAGCAG GAGTTTAATGCTATTAAAAGAAGATGTAAAGGGATGCAAGGACAGAAATGCTCATGTATCGTTGCG gtaaagaaggaagagaagcaTATTAAACGTTCAGTAATCAAAAGTGTGGTTGGGACGCTTGATTTGAGTATTCGGTATTTTTTGCAGGGAGAGACCTTTCCTGGG GAAAAGGTGAAGTCTCAATTGTTCTGCAGCATAAACCAGGAAGGATCAAATAG GAGTTGA
- a CDS encoding F-box/LRR protein (CONTAINS InterPro DOMAIN/s: Leucine-rich repeat, cysteine-containing subtype (InterPro:IPR006553); BEST Arabidopsis thaliana protein match is: RNI-like superfamily protein (TAIR:AT5G21900.1); Has 5028 Blast hits to 2547 proteins in 240 species: Archae - 0; Bacteria - 125; Metazoa - 2326; Fungi - 765; Plants - 1373; Viruses - 0; Other Eukaryotes - 439 (source: NCBI BLink).): protein MTILRSREIPSVSPKPLPKESDTEPSTPARTLEPELHRSPDETAPELGLVDEPTHTTRRRSLRLAHQFDGDDCVTEKEVSVDEKFLSLRSGKRVAKRGVDYGIEIESSKFDFDLKLGESASKTKRVCVDLVEETIVKNESEDSVDLEDKSSSGVLGDSLAEKWYVVEVENESNNKGKGIMEDSYGESDVICGQSYEKQSSSMGRRRYTREEKGKGIMQVEDVSSPVTVEIVEVDEEEMEIESLVNSEKPPDVSVTELAATMANVEQAQNRENSNEIGNDSRTQHFRDIAERIAHRFAHFDAQVEEEEDLSDKEGEQQVEDWPGPFSTAMKIIKDREEYTTPHVGIGVSNKERSSPTIWVPRSNFSFPPRKAPSLQELSLRVLVKNADAITSLDYVPDTLRVKLCQLLCDSRRMDLHFLDLLVQGSPTEICVPDCSWLTEEEFTECFKNCDTSNLMVLQLDQCGRCMPDYILPFTLARSPKVLPMLSTLSISGACRLSDVGLRQLVSSAPAITSINLNQCSLLTSSSIDMLSDSLGSVLRELYINECQNIDMKHILAALKKFEKLEVLSLADLPSVKGRFLKEFVTARGQTLKQLILTNSRKLSDSSIKVISENCPNLSVLDLANVCKLTDSSLGYLANGCQALEKLIFCRNPFSDEAVAAFVETAGGSLKELSLNNVKKVGHNTALALAKHSDKLQILDISWCREMSNDLLGYIVDNSSSLKVLKVFGCSQVTDVFVKGHSNPNVKILGVKMDPFLGHLSDN from the exons ATGACGATTCTTCGATCTCGCGAAATCCCATCTGTCTCACCCAAGCCACTCCCTAAAGAATCCGACACTGAGCCGTCGACTCCCGCTCGTACACTAGAGCCCGAACTTCACCGCTCGCCGGATGAGACCGCTCCTGAATTGGGTCTTGTTGATGAACCCACTCACACTACCCGGAGACGTAGTCTTCGTCTTGCACACCAATTTGACGGCGATGATTGTGTCACTGAGAAAGAGGTTAGTGTGGATGAAAAGTTTTTGAGTTTGCGTTCAGGGAAGAGAGTTGCTAAGAGAGGTGTCGATTATGGAATTGAAATTGAGTCTAGCAAGTTTGATTTCGATTTAAAGTTAGGAGAAAGTGCGAGTAAAACAAAGAGGGTTTGTGTGGATTTGGTTGAAGAAACTATTGTGAAGAATGAATCAGAGGATAGTGTGGATTTGGAAGATAAGAGTAGTAGTGGTGTGTTAGGTGACTCGTTAGCGGAGAAGTGGTATGTAGTAGAAGTAGAGAATGAGAGCAATAACAAAGGAAAGGGGATAATGGAAGATTCCTATGGAGAAAGTGATGTGATTTGTGGTCAGAGTTATGAGAAGCAGAGTAGTTCTATGGGTAGAAGAAGATATACTAGGGAGGAGAAGGGAAAGGGTATTATGCAGGTGGAGGATGTTTCTTCTCCGGTAACGGTTGAGATTGTCgaagttgatgaagaagaaatggaaatcGAGAGCTTGGTTAACAGTGAGAAGCCCCCGGATGTCTCTGTAACAGAATTGGCTGCGACGATGGCTAATGTTGAGCAAGCGCAGAATCGAGAAAATAGTAATGAGATTGGAAACGATTCAAGAACTCAGCACTTTCGTGACATTGCAGAGAGGATTGCTCACAGATTTGCTCATTTTGATGCTCaagtggaggaagaagaggatttGTCAGATAAAGAGGGGGAGCAGCAGGTCGAAGATTGGCCGGGTCCTTTCTCTACTgctatgaaaataattaaggaCCGAGAAGAGTACACGACTCCGCATGTTGGTATTGGCGTCTCcaacaaagaaagatcttCACCAACTATTTGGGTTCCCAGAAGTAACTTTAGTTTCCCCCCTCGGAAGGCTCCATCTCTGCAAGAATTATCCTTGCGAGTTCTTGTCAAGAATGCTGATGCCATCACTTCTCTTGACTATGTTCCAGACACATTGAGGGTCAAACTTTGTCAATTGCTTTGTGATTCTAGGAGAATGGACCTACactttcttgatcttcttgtcCAGGGATCTCCAACAGAAATTTGTGTTCCAGATTGCTCATGGCTGACCGAGGAAGAGTTCACTGAATGTTTTAAGAACTGTGACACCAGCAACTTGATG GTTCTTCAACTTGACCAGTGTGGGCGGTGTATGCCAGATTATATATTACCCTTCACTTTAGCAAGGTCACCAAAAGTGTTGCCGATGCTATCTACTTTATCTATAAGTGGTGCATGCCGGCTTTCCGATGTGGGGCTACGACAACTGGTTTCCTCTGCTCCTGCGATTACGTCTATTAATCTCAACCAATGCTCTCTTCTAACATCATCTAGCATTGATATGTTATCTGATTCATTGGGGTCAGTTTTAAGGGAACTGTATATCAACGAGTGCCAAAACATTGATATGAAGCATATTCTCGCAGCATTGAAAAAGTTTGAGAAGTTGGAAGTATTGTCCCTTGCGGATCTTCCTTCTGTCAAGGGTCGGTTCTTGAAGGAGTTTGTTACTGCTAGAGGTCAGACCCTGAAGCAGCTGATTTTGACCAACTCTCG GAAGTTATCTGATTCTTCTATTAAAGTCATCTCTGAAAACTGTCCCAATTTAAGCGTCCTTGACCTGGCTAACGTATGCAAGCTGACAGATTCTTCTCTGGGTTACCTTGCAAATGGCTGTCAAGCGTTGgagaaattgattttttgtcgCAACCCTTTCAG TGATGAAGCTGTAGCTGCATTTGTAGAAACCGCAGGTGGTTCTCTGAAGGAGCTATCACTAAACAATGTTAAGAAG GTTGGCCACAACACGGCCCTAGCACTTGCCAAACATTCAGATAAACTGCAGATTTTGGATATATCCTGGTGCCGAGAAATGTCCAACGATTTATTAGGCTACATTGTCGATAACAGTTCATCTCTGAAAGTGTTGAAGGTCTTTGGATGCAGTCAG gTGACGGATGTATTTGTTAAAGGTCACTCAAATCCTAATGTCAAGATCTTAGGTGTGAAGATGGATCCTTTCTTAGGCCACCTTTCTGATAACTGA